One genomic region from Bufo bufo chromosome 3, aBufBuf1.1, whole genome shotgun sequence encodes:
- the LOC120996584 gene encoding oocyte zinc finger protein XlCOF7.1-like, whose translation MYEHSEHGKYFKKNSNLSVNEKIQRDGEHQRIHTGEKPHSCSECGKSFTHKSALARHQKIHTGQRPFSCSECGKCFFQKLKLVNHQRTHTGEKPFSCSECGKCFSQKSALSRHQIIHTGGRPFSCSECGKCFIHKLKLVNHQRTHTGEKPFSCSECGKCFTHKSVLSGHQRTHTGEKPFSCLECGQCFTQKYYLNKHQKIHTGEKPFSCSECEKCFTYSSNLIQHQKIHTGEKPFSCSECEKCFTYSSNLIQHQRIHTVEKPFSCSECGKCFNKKLSLAVHQKIHTGEKPFSCSECGKCFIRKLTLVDHQRTHTQEKPYSCLECGKCFTQKSSLIQHQRSHTGEKPFSCLECGQCFTHKSSLNKHQRTHTGEKPFSCSECEKCFTHSSSLIEHQKIHTGERPFSCSECGKCFTKKLILAEHQKTHTGEKPFSCSECGKCFIRKLTLVDHQRTHTQEKPFSCLECGKCFTQKSLLVQHQRIHT comes from the coding sequence ATGTATGAACATTCCGAACACGGAAAGTATTTTAAAAAGAATTCTAATCTCTCTGTAAATGAGAAAATTCAAAGAGATGGAgagcatcagagaattcacacaggggaaaagccacattcatgttctgaatgtgggaaaagttttacCCACAAATCAGCTCTTGCtcgacatcagaaaattcacacagggcagaggccattttcatgttctgaatgtggaaaatgcttttttCAGAAATTAAAGCTTGTGaatcatcagagaactcacacgggtgaaaagccattttcatgttctgaatgtgggaaatgcttttccCAGAAATCAGCTCTTTCAAGACATCAGATAATTCACacaggagggaggccattttcatgttctgaatgtggaaaaTGCTTTATTCATAAATTAAAACTTGTAaatcatcagagaactcacacaggggagaagccattttcatgttctgaatgtggaaaatgttttacccaTAAATCAGTTCTTTCtggacatcagagaactcacacaggagagaagccattttcatgcttagAGTGTGgacaatgttttacacagaaatattATTTAaataaacatcagaaaattcacacaggagaaaagccattttcatgctcagaatgtgagaaatgttttacctATAGCTCAAATCTTAttcaacatcagaaaattcacacaggggaaaagccattttcatgctcagaatgtgagaaatgttttacctATAGCTCAAATCTTattcaacatcagagaattcacacagtggaaaagccattttcatgttctgaatgtggaaaatgttttaataaGAAATTAAGTCTTGCtgtacatcagaaaattcacacaggggagaagccattttcatgttctgaatgtggaaaatgttttattcggaaattaactcttgtggatcatcagagaactcacacacaagaaaagccatattcatgcttagaatgtgggaaatgttttacccagaaatcaagtcttattcaacatcaaagaagtcacacaggggagaagccattttcatgcttagAGTGTGGCCAATGTTTTACACACAAATCATCTTTGAataaacatcagagaactcacacaggagaaaagccattttcatgctcagaatgtgagaaatgttttacccaTAGCTCAAGTCTTAttgaacatcagaaaattcacacaggggaaaggccattttcatgttctgaatgtggaaaatgttttaccaaGAAATTAATTCTTGCTgaacatcagaaaactcacacaggggagaagccattttcatgttctgaatgtggaaaatgttttattcGGAAGTTAACTCTTGTGgatcatcagagaactcacacacaagaaaagccattttcatgcttagaatgtgggaaatgttttacccagAAATCATTGCTTgttcaacatcagagaattcacaca